The following are encoded in a window of Terriglobales bacterium genomic DNA:
- the bshB1 gene encoding bacillithiol biosynthesis deacetylase BshB1, translating to MTAHTNPALDILAIAAHRDDVEQTCGGTLLKMAERGRRTGILDLTQGELGTRGTADERAAEAAEAARILKVAWRHALDIPDGRVENTWENRLKVAYVLREMRPRVVILPYWQGRHPDHYNAATLGYEACFLAGLEKLDVGSLPRHRPYKILYATLYHDVRPTFVVDITEQFETRLESILAYKSQFSDQHAGKDIFPAAAEIREMIGSMARFYGMLAGVKYAEPFLQKEVGLVDDLLAVPVKSI from the coding sequence ATGACCGCGCACACCAACCCGGCGCTCGACATCCTGGCCATCGCCGCGCACCGCGACGACGTGGAACAGACCTGCGGCGGCACGCTGCTGAAGATGGCCGAGCGCGGACGCCGCACCGGCATCCTCGACCTCACCCAGGGCGAGCTGGGCACGCGCGGCACCGCCGACGAGCGCGCCGCCGAAGCCGCCGAAGCTGCGCGCATCCTGAAAGTGGCCTGGCGACACGCGCTCGACATTCCCGACGGCCGCGTCGAGAACACCTGGGAGAACCGCCTGAAGGTCGCTTACGTGCTGCGCGAGATGCGCCCGCGCGTGGTCATCCTTCCTTACTGGCAGGGCCGCCACCCCGATCACTACAACGCCGCCACGCTCGGCTACGAGGCCTGCTTCCTGGCCGGTCTGGAGAAGCTCGACGTCGGCTCCCTGCCCCGGCACCGTCCCTACAAGATCCTCTACGCCACGCTCTACCACGACGTGCGCCCGACCTTCGTGGTGGATATCACCGAGCAGTTCGAAACCCGCCTGGAATCCATCCTGGCCTACAAGTCGCAGTTCAGCGACCAGCATGCCGGCAAAGACATTTTTCCCGCCGCCGCCGAGATCCGCGAAATGATTGGCAGCATGGCGCGCTTCTACGGCATGCTCGCCGGCGTGAAGTACGCCGAACCCTTCCTCCAGAAGGAAGTGGGGCTGGTGGACGATCTGCTGGCCGTGCCGGTGAAGTCGATTTAG
- a CDS encoding pyridoxal-dependent decarboxylase, whose protein sequence is MDANEFRDVGHRVVDLLSEYLEHIEDRPLFPDVEPATLNALFAEPLPQEPTPSGEVLRQVEEKLLPYCTHVGHPGYLGLITPSPNLMGILGDFICSALNQNIGAYSIGPSGVAMERRTVRWLADIIGYGEQAGGNLTSGGTLANFIGLKLARDYATADKAQHDGLEGRWAVYTSEERHVSVDKAVDAIGVGRTGLRALPTDDEFRLRLDALEAAIAEDKRQGVRPMCIVGIFGTTNTGAVDAMKDLRRIADREGMWLHADAAYGGGMLLSHQWPMRDRGLELADSVTMDPHKWFYAPLDAGAVLVKDERRLTTSFGMKPAYLTDEFDRANERYQYYVHGFEQSRRFRSLKVWMSFKRYGARQIGEWIDANVNRAHELYGMVERDRDFAPAHRPGMSAICLRYTAVPDEGAKQLHAEVASRIERGGKFWISTTELKGRTWFRINPVNFRTRPEHMRQLFALLQQECRDVAQVLRGGKRQSA, encoded by the coding sequence ATGGATGCCAATGAATTCCGCGATGTCGGCCACCGCGTGGTGGACCTGCTCTCCGAGTACCTGGAACACATCGAAGACCGGCCGCTGTTTCCGGATGTCGAGCCGGCAACCCTGAACGCGCTCTTTGCCGAGCCGCTGCCCCAGGAGCCGACGCCTTCCGGCGAAGTCCTGCGGCAGGTAGAAGAGAAGCTGCTGCCGTACTGCACCCACGTGGGCCATCCCGGCTACTTGGGGCTGATCACGCCTTCCCCCAACCTGATGGGCATCCTGGGAGACTTCATCTGTTCCGCGCTAAACCAGAACATCGGGGCGTACAGCATCGGGCCTTCCGGCGTCGCCATGGAACGCCGCACCGTGCGCTGGCTTGCCGACATTATCGGGTACGGCGAGCAGGCAGGCGGCAACCTCACCAGTGGCGGGACCCTGGCTAACTTCATCGGCTTGAAACTTGCCCGCGACTACGCGACCGCTGACAAGGCGCAACACGACGGACTCGAAGGGCGCTGGGCGGTGTACACCTCCGAGGAACGGCATGTTTCCGTGGACAAGGCGGTGGACGCGATCGGCGTGGGAAGAACGGGACTGCGCGCGCTACCCACCGACGACGAGTTCCGACTGCGCCTCGATGCGCTGGAAGCGGCCATCGCGGAGGACAAGCGCCAGGGCGTGCGTCCCATGTGCATCGTCGGCATCTTCGGTACCACCAACACGGGGGCGGTGGATGCGATGAAGGACCTGCGGCGCATTGCCGACCGCGAAGGCATGTGGCTGCACGCCGATGCCGCCTACGGCGGCGGCATGCTGCTTTCCCATCAATGGCCGATGCGCGACCGCGGCCTTGAACTTGCCGATTCGGTCACCATGGACCCGCACAAGTGGTTCTACGCCCCGCTCGATGCCGGAGCGGTGCTGGTGAAAGACGAGCGCCGCCTGACCACCTCGTTCGGCATGAAGCCCGCGTACCTGACCGACGAATTCGACCGCGCCAACGAACGCTATCAGTACTACGTGCACGGGTTCGAGCAGTCGCGCCGCTTCCGCAGCCTGAAAGTGTGGATGAGCTTCAAGCGCTACGGCGCGCGCCAGATCGGCGAATGGATCGACGCCAATGTGAACCGCGCCCACGAACTCTACGGCATGGTAGAACGCGATCGGGATTTTGCGCCCGCCCACCGGCCCGGGATGTCGGCGATCTGCCTGCGCTACACGGCAGTTCCTGATGAGGGAGCCAAGCAACTGCATGCCGAAGTGGCCAGCCGCATCGAACGCGGCGGGAAATTCTGGATCTCGACCACCGAGCTGAAGGGACGGACGTGGTTCCGCATCAACCCGGTGAACTTCCGCACGCGGCCGGAGCACATGCGGCAACTGTTCGCGCTGTTGCAGCAGGAGTGCCGGGATGTTGCGCAAGTCCTGCGGGGTGGAAAGCGGCAATCGGCGTAG
- a CDS encoding farnesyl diphosphate synthase — protein sequence MLPEVLEQGRQSIDAALERLLPAAETPPASIHRAMRHSVFAGGKRLRPILAMEAARLVSGSLPAGIEDLGSALEMLHTYSLVHDDLPALDNDDLRRGLPTCHKAFGEATAILAGDALQTTAYQVLARLACPPERRVRIIEEIAVATGTVNGMIGGQVMDLEAEHTRPDDKTLETIHRSKTGALITASIVTGGLFAGASDAQLARLREFGRAIGLAFQIADDVLDVTQSSEQLGKTAGKDTATEKATYPGLYGVEKSVALARRLVDDSCAALDSFGERAATLKALARFLVERKK from the coding sequence ATGCTCCCCGAAGTCCTCGAACAGGGCCGGCAGTCGATCGACGCCGCGCTGGAGCGGCTGTTGCCGGCGGCGGAGACACCTCCCGCGTCCATCCATCGCGCCATGCGGCACAGCGTGTTTGCCGGTGGCAAGCGCCTGCGGCCCATCCTGGCGATGGAGGCGGCGCGGTTGGTCTCCGGTTCTCTGCCCGCGGGAATCGAAGACCTGGGCTCGGCGCTGGAGATGCTGCACACCTACTCGCTCGTCCATGATGATCTTCCGGCGCTGGACAACGACGACCTGCGCCGCGGGCTTCCCACCTGCCACAAGGCGTTCGGGGAAGCCACCGCCATCCTGGCCGGCGACGCGCTGCAAACCACCGCCTATCAGGTGCTGGCGCGGCTGGCGTGCCCGCCGGAGCGGCGCGTGCGCATCATTGAAGAGATCGCGGTCGCGACCGGCACCGTCAACGGCATGATCGGCGGTCAGGTCATGGACCTGGAAGCCGAGCACACCCGGCCCGACGACAAGACGCTGGAAACCATTCATCGCTCCAAGACCGGCGCGCTCATCACCGCCAGCATCGTCACCGGCGGGCTCTTCGCCGGGGCAAGCGACGCGCAATTGGCGCGCCTGCGCGAATTCGGACGCGCCATCGGCCTCGCTTTTCAGATCGCCGACGACGTACTCGATGTCACCCAGTCCTCGGAGCAACTCGGCAAGACCGCGGGAAAAGACACTGCCACGGAGAAGGCTACCTATCCCGGCCTCTACGGAGTGGAGAAGTCCGTGGCGTTGGCGCGACGCCTGGTGGACGACAGTTGCGCCGCGCTCGACTCCTTCGGCGAACGTGCCGCCACCCTGAAGGCCTTGGCCCGGTTCCTGGTGGAGCGCAAGAAGTAG
- the xseB gene encoding exodeoxyribonuclease VII small subunit: protein MPKFEDSLARLEKIVGELEKGDVPLEKALALFEEGVTLSGACRKELEAAEGRIEILLKQNGKVQAEPFLDEPEKPAGKGSRK, encoded by the coding sequence TTGCCCAAATTCGAAGACAGCCTCGCGCGCCTGGAAAAGATCGTGGGTGAACTGGAGAAGGGCGACGTTCCCCTCGAGAAGGCGCTGGCGCTGTTCGAAGAAGGCGTAACGCTCTCCGGCGCCTGCCGCAAGGAGCTGGAAGCGGCCGAAGGCAGGATCGAGATCCTGCTGAAGCAGAACGGCAAGGTTCAGGCCGAGCCGTTCCTGGACGAACCCGAAAAGCCCGCGGGCAAGGGTTCACGGAAGTAG
- a CDS encoding bifunctional homocysteine S-methyltransferase/methylenetetrahydrofolate reductase: MAAEFLERLRKGPILGDGAMGTLLYARGVFINRCYDELNLSQPDLIREVHRDYLAAGAEIIETNTFGANASRLARYGLGDRVRDLNLAGASLAREIADSDASRKATRPFVAGSVGPLGVRIEPLGPTSFEEARAAFREQIAALVEAGVDLLMLETFGYLEELHQAIRAARDVDASVPVVAQVTIEEEGNCLDGASPESFAAKLTDWGVDVVGCNCSVGPVAMLGALERVRQVTSLPLAAQPNAGIPRAVEGRNIYLCSPEYMASYTRKFLRAGVQLIGGCCGTTPDHIRAMRSVLRAGEAKTSSFPVARAARTVATVEAPPLAERSSLGHKLDAGEFVTFVEIVPPKGANPEKEIAGARLLKAAGVDGINIPDSPRASARMSAQSLAILVQQQVGIEAVLHYTCRDRNVLSIQSDLLGASAIGIRNLICITGDPPKLGNYPDATAVFDVDAIGLVNIVHNLNCGMDIGANPVGSATSFVIGCGANPGAPNLEEEVRRFQYKVEAGAQFCVTQPVFDIALLEDFLRRVEHCRIPIIAGIWPLVSVRNAEFMKIELRITVPDAIFERMGRASSAESARAEGIEIAREMLQAARPMVQGAQVSAPLGRYPAAVDVLEVLGRPRPATV, translated from the coding sequence ATGGCCGCGGAATTCCTGGAACGCCTGCGGAAGGGCCCCATCCTCGGGGATGGCGCGATGGGCACACTCCTGTACGCGCGCGGTGTGTTCATCAATCGCTGCTATGACGAGCTGAACCTGTCTCAGCCGGACCTGATCCGCGAAGTACACCGCGACTATCTGGCCGCCGGGGCGGAGATCATCGAAACCAACACTTTTGGAGCCAACGCCTCTCGCCTGGCGCGTTACGGCCTGGGCGACCGGGTGCGCGACCTCAACTTGGCCGGCGCCAGCCTGGCGCGCGAGATCGCCGACAGCGATGCCTCCCGCAAGGCCACCCGCCCCTTCGTCGCCGGGTCTGTGGGGCCGCTGGGTGTACGCATCGAGCCCTTGGGTCCCACTTCTTTCGAAGAAGCCCGCGCCGCCTTCCGCGAACAGATTGCCGCGCTCGTCGAGGCCGGCGTGGACTTGCTGATGCTCGAGACTTTCGGCTATCTGGAAGAGTTGCACCAGGCCATTCGCGCCGCCCGCGACGTGGATGCTTCAGTTCCGGTCGTGGCCCAGGTCACCATCGAAGAGGAGGGCAACTGCCTGGACGGCGCCAGCCCGGAGAGCTTCGCCGCCAAGCTCACCGACTGGGGCGTTGATGTGGTGGGCTGCAATTGCAGCGTCGGACCGGTCGCCATGCTGGGAGCGCTGGAGCGAGTCCGCCAGGTCACCAGCCTGCCGCTGGCGGCGCAGCCCAACGCCGGCATCCCCCGGGCCGTCGAAGGCCGCAACATCTACCTCTGCTCGCCCGAATACATGGCCAGCTACACGCGCAAGTTCCTGCGCGCCGGCGTGCAATTGATCGGCGGGTGTTGCGGCACGACGCCGGACCACATCCGCGCCATGCGTTCCGTGCTCCGCGCCGGCGAAGCCAAGACGAGTTCCTTTCCGGTGGCCCGCGCCGCCCGCACGGTAGCCACCGTCGAAGCGCCGCCGCTCGCCGAACGGTCAAGCCTGGGCCACAAGCTGGACGCCGGAGAATTCGTCACCTTCGTGGAGATCGTCCCACCCAAGGGCGCGAACCCGGAGAAAGAAATTGCCGGCGCGCGACTGCTCAAGGCGGCGGGCGTGGACGGCATCAACATCCCCGACAGTCCGCGTGCTTCCGCCCGCATGAGCGCCCAGTCGCTGGCCATCCTGGTCCAGCAGCAGGTCGGCATCGAAGCGGTGCTGCACTACACCTGCCGCGATCGCAACGTGCTCAGCATCCAGTCCGACCTGCTGGGCGCCTCGGCCATCGGCATCCGCAACCTGATCTGCATCACCGGCGATCCGCCCAAGCTCGGCAACTACCCGGACGCCACCGCGGTCTTCGACGTGGACGCCATCGGCCTGGTGAACATCGTGCACAACCTGAACTGTGGCATGGATATCGGCGCCAACCCGGTGGGCAGTGCCACGTCGTTCGTCATCGGCTGTGGCGCCAATCCCGGCGCCCCCAACCTGGAAGAAGAGGTCCGCCGCTTCCAGTACAAGGTGGAAGCGGGAGCCCAATTCTGCGTGACCCAGCCGGTGTTCGACATCGCCCTGCTGGAGGACTTCCTGCGCCGCGTGGAGCATTGCCGCATTCCCATCATCGCCGGCATCTGGCCGCTGGTGAGCGTGCGCAACGCCGAGTTCATGAAGATCGAGCTGCGCATCACCGTTCCCGACGCCATCTTCGAGCGCATGGGACGCGCCTCGAGCGCCGAGTCCGCCCGCGCCGAGGGCATCGAGATCGCGCGCGAGATGCTGCAGGCGGCGCGGCCCATGGTGCAGGGCGCGCAGGTCAGCGCGCCGCTGGGACGCTACCCCGCTGCCGTCGACGTGTTGGAAGTGCTGGGCCGTCCGCGGCCGGCCACCGTCTGA